The following are from one region of the Ruficoccus sp. ZRK36 genome:
- a CDS encoding tetratricopeptide repeat protein, which produces MNRPPKKHKKKKDDILNDPRFDRKDLEEADRRLHKDASKGDDRNLVHIDDAFKEADIEDQVWLFWNKYKNSIYALVVIVLLGVIGVQGYHMYQRSAVRTMQEAYIQADTPEALNEFGQKYVGKPLAGFALLQSADKQYQDGNYSTAADLYKDAAASLTDTYVQGRARLGEAMAVIQDGQTEAGKALLTSLSSDTKALSAIRAEATFDLGVLALSAKDYDAAGSYLQQASTLDPQGPWGSQADRLIGKTPELAATVAPEAATAPAAAETTAPVSAGPANVETPDNTPVADDSAESMTEAEAGDGE; this is translated from the coding sequence ATGAACCGCCCCCCGAAAAAGCATAAGAAGAAAAAGGACGACATCCTCAACGATCCGCGCTTCGACCGCAAGGACCTCGAGGAGGCCGACCGCCGTCTCCACAAGGACGCCTCCAAGGGCGACGACCGCAACCTCGTACACATCGACGATGCCTTCAAGGAGGCCGACATCGAGGACCAGGTCTGGCTGTTCTGGAACAAGTACAAGAACTCGATTTACGCCCTCGTGGTCATCGTCCTGCTGGGCGTCATCGGGGTGCAGGGCTACCACATGTACCAGCGCAGCGCCGTCCGTACCATGCAGGAAGCCTACATCCAAGCCGACACCCCCGAGGCCTTGAACGAATTTGGCCAGAAGTACGTCGGCAAACCGCTGGCCGGCTTTGCCCTTTTGCAGTCTGCCGACAAGCAGTACCAGGACGGTAACTATTCCACCGCCGCCGATCTTTACAAAGATGCCGCTGCTTCGCTGACGGACACCTACGTGCAGGGCCGCGCCCGCCTGGGTGAGGCCATGGCTGTCATTCAGGATGGTCAGACAGAGGCCGGGAAGGCGCTACTCACCAGCCTGAGCAGTGACACCAAGGCACTTTCCGCCATCCGTGCCGAGGCGACCTTTGATCTGGGTGTGCTCGCCCTGTCCGCCAAGGACTACGACGCTGCCGGCAGCTACCTGCAGCAGGCCAGCACCCTCGACCCGCAAGGCCCCTGGGGCTCCCAGGCAGACCGCCTGATCGGTAAGACACCGGAACTCGCAGCCACGGTGGCCCCTGAAGCAGCCACGGCTCCTGCCGCTGCTGAGACGACCGCCCCCGTCAGTGCCGGACCGGCCAATGTCGAAACACCGGATAACACACCGGTCGCTGATGATTCAGCCGAGAGCATGACCGAAGCCGAAGCAGGCGACGGTGAATAA
- a CDS encoding NfeD family protein, producing MSPRVFLFVTLLFLLGPLRISLAGDDVAPSPEPTEAMAPAEQASEVDKTQASSDAETDDTTTVESEAAADVAEVTEPVPLVIPEGGFDVYVVPIEGPIGPPQLFILRRALKDAIENGVETVILQMDTPGGRLDTTLEMMEALDNFEGETITFVDKDAISAGSYIAVATDAIYFAPKGKMGAAEAVTGQGGDIDESMQRKINSYLRAVVRVLSETHRYRADVQRAMMDPTFTLEIDGDLIKPEGELLTLTATEAAKQYGNPPQPLLAAGIVDDVDQLLMDRYGEGNYHIREFHLSWSEEFAKWFSAIAPVLISIGILMIIIEIKTPHFGLIGGIGIALVVVAFLSNSFAGLAGNEPILLFILGVILIALELFFFPGVMLPVILGLLSIAAAIIWSMADIWPTPDGGFTISREAMLDALQNGLIALVLTGVGLALIWRFLPGSSLFKRFISVGAINGVSEVDAHGGSTSAGQTTLPEAGATGIVVRDLHPMGTVEIDGQTYQARCQNGEIRRGQPVVVVSRATFALVVEPLDS from the coding sequence ATGTCCCCCCGGGTATTTCTGTTTGTCACTCTCCTGTTCCTGTTGGGTCCGCTAAGGATCTCGCTGGCTGGCGACGATGTCGCCCCCTCGCCAGAGCCAACCGAGGCTATGGCCCCCGCTGAGCAAGCGTCGGAAGTGGATAAAACCCAAGCATCGTCTGACGCCGAGACCGATGATACGACAACCGTTGAGAGCGAAGCCGCAGCCGACGTGGCAGAGGTCACAGAGCCTGTACCGCTTGTGATCCCCGAAGGCGGTTTCGACGTGTATGTCGTGCCCATCGAGGGGCCCATCGGCCCGCCTCAGCTTTTCATCCTGCGCCGCGCCCTCAAGGACGCCATCGAGAACGGCGTCGAAACCGTCATCCTCCAGATGGACACCCCCGGCGGGCGTCTGGACACCACCCTCGAAATGATGGAGGCGCTGGACAACTTTGAGGGCGAGACCATCACCTTTGTCGATAAGGACGCCATCTCCGCGGGCTCCTACATCGCCGTGGCCACCGACGCCATCTACTTCGCCCCCAAGGGCAAGATGGGCGCAGCCGAGGCCGTCACCGGCCAGGGCGGAGACATCGACGAGAGCATGCAGCGCAAGATCAACAGCTACCTGCGGGCCGTCGTGCGCGTACTCTCCGAGACACACCGCTACCGGGCCGATGTGCAGCGCGCCATGATGGACCCGACCTTTACCCTCGAAATCGACGGCGACCTGATCAAACCCGAGGGCGAGCTGCTCACCCTGACCGCCACCGAAGCCGCCAAGCAATACGGCAACCCACCCCAGCCACTGCTGGCTGCCGGGATCGTGGACGATGTGGACCAACTCCTGATGGACCGCTACGGCGAGGGAAATTACCACATCCGCGAGTTTCACCTCAGCTGGTCCGAGGAGTTCGCCAAGTGGTTCTCCGCCATTGCGCCGGTGCTGATTTCGATCGGCATCCTGATGATCATCATCGAGATCAAGACGCCGCACTTCGGGCTGATCGGAGGGATCGGGATTGCGCTCGTTGTGGTCGCATTCTTGAGTAACAGCTTTGCCGGGCTCGCCGGTAATGAGCCCATCTTGCTGTTCATCCTTGGCGTGATCCTCATCGCGCTGGAGCTCTTTTTCTTCCCCGGTGTCATGCTGCCCGTCATCCTGGGGCTGCTCAGCATCGCCGCCGCCATCATCTGGTCCATGGCCGACATCTGGCCTACGCCGGACGGAGGCTTCACGATCAGCCGCGAGGCCATGCTCGACGCCCTGCAAAACGGCCTCATCGCCCTCGTGTTGACCGGAGTCGGCCTGGCGCTGATCTGGCGCTTCCTGCCCGGCTCATCGCTCTTCAAGCGCTTCATCTCAGTGGGCGCGATCAACGGTGTCTCTGAAGTAGATGCCCATGGAGGCAGCACCAGCGCCGGTCAGACCACACTACCTGAAGCGGGCGCTACGGGCATCGTCGTGCGCGACCTGCACCCAATGGGGACAGTGGAGATCGACGGCCAAACCTATCAAGCCCGCTGCCAGAACGGCGAAATCCGCCGTGGACAGCCGGTCGTCGTCGTCAGCCGTGCAACCTTCGCGCTCGTGGTGGAACCTTTAGACTCATAG
- a CDS encoding NfeD family protein — protein sequence MTLIIALIVIALVLFFLEIFLPGGILGILGFGCLLGASYLTYDSYGLVPGIAVLVGSLILSVAFFIIELKFLSSKGVGKFLRSEGSIKGGANTPAGDDSLVGQQGTALTTMAPSGRVRIGKQNYEASAQGGYVSRGAAIEVVRVESFKLIIKPLP from the coding sequence ATGACCCTCATTATCGCTCTCATCGTCATCGCGCTAGTCCTGTTCTTCCTGGAGATTTTTCTGCCAGGCGGGATTCTCGGCATATTGGGCTTTGGCTGTCTGCTGGGAGCCTCGTACCTGACCTATGACAGCTATGGGCTGGTGCCGGGCATTGCGGTGCTGGTCGGCTCACTCATTCTCAGCGTAGCCTTTTTTATCATCGAGCTGAAGTTCCTCAGCAGTAAAGGCGTCGGTAAGTTCCTGCGCTCCGAGGGCTCGATCAAGGGCGGCGCCAACACCCCCGCCGGTGACGACTCACTCGTCGGCCAGCAGGGGACCGCCTTGACAACCATGGCCCCCTCGGGCAGGGTCCGCATAGGTAAGCAGAATTACGAAGCCTCCGCACAGGGAGGCTATGTCTCCAGAGGCGCCGCCATCGAGGTCGTGCGCGTCGAAAGCTTTAAACTCATCATAAAACCACTCCCATGA
- the floA gene encoding flotillin-like protein FloA (flotillin-like protein involved in membrane lipid rafts), translated as MISPALAANPVALVGLAILGLIVLVLFFVFVSFFTVWMKALSSGAQVSIGTLIAMRFFRRLPYSHIVDARIMSVKAGIDLSINQIETQYMAGGNIIETVQALINAKKAGIFLEWDKACAIDLATKGTSKSVMEAVHTSINPKVIDCPAPGSGRNTIDGVAKDGIQVKARARVTVRSNLDHYVGNALEETIIARVGEGIVTTIGSAESYKFVLENPDRISKNVLERGLDVGTAFEIISIDIADVDVGDNIGAKLQEAQAIANKNMAQAQAEIRRAAAVALEQEMKARVQEMQAKVVEAEAEVPLALAESLRSGKMGFMDYYRLQNIQSDTAMRESISKPEEDSNPQG; from the coding sequence ATGATCTCACCCGCACTCGCAGCAAATCCCGTCGCTCTCGTCGGTCTCGCCATCCTTGGCCTGATCGTCCTGGTACTGTTTTTCGTCTTTGTTTCCTTCTTCACCGTCTGGATGAAGGCCCTCTCCTCGGGCGCACAGGTCAGCATCGGCACACTGATTGCCATGCGCTTTTTCCGGCGCCTGCCCTACTCCCACATCGTGGATGCCCGCATCATGTCCGTAAAGGCCGGGATCGACCTGTCGATCAACCAGATCGAAACCCAGTACATGGCCGGTGGTAACATCATCGAGACCGTGCAGGCGCTCATTAACGCCAAGAAGGCCGGGATCTTCCTGGAGTGGGACAAGGCCTGCGCCATCGACCTCGCCACCAAGGGCACGAGCAAATCCGTCATGGAGGCCGTCCACACCTCGATTAACCCCAAGGTCATCGACTGCCCCGCCCCCGGCTCCGGCCGCAACACCATCGACGGTGTGGCCAAGGACGGTATCCAGGTCAAAGCCCGCGCCCGTGTGACCGTGCGCTCGAACCTCGACCACTATGTCGGTAACGCCCTTGAGGAAACCATCATCGCCCGTGTCGGTGAGGGGATCGTCACCACCATCGGCTCGGCCGAGAGCTACAAATTTGTGCTGGAGAACCCGGACCGCATCTCCAAAAACGTGCTTGAGCGCGGCCTCGACGTAGGCACGGCCTTTGAGATTATTTCCATCGACATCGCCGACGTGGACGTGGGCGATAACATCGGGGCCAAGCTGCAGGAAGCCCAGGCCATCGCCAACAAGAACATGGCCCAGGCCCAGGCCGAAATCCGCCGCGCCGCCGCCGTCGCCCTCGAACAGGAGATGAAGGCCAGGGTGCAGGAAATGCAGGCCAAGGTCGTCGAAGCCGAGGCCGAGGTGCCGCTCGCGCTGGCCGAGTCCCTGCGCTCCGGTAAGATGGGCTTCATGGACTACTACCGCCTGCAGAATATCCAGTCGGACACCGCGATGCGCGAATCCATCTCCAAGCCTGAGGAAGACTCCAACCCGCAGGGTTAA
- a CDS encoding class I SAM-dependent RNA methyltransferase produces the protein MSTPQTPKHFNPEPFAYHQELELRVDTLTNLGSGLGRVDGWVVMVPFALPGELVRARVYRNHKQHSEADLIEVVEPSPERVQPRCQLFGRCGGCQYQHMSYPAQREWKRQQVGELLVKLAGITHPVNPTHGSPREYHYRSKLTPHYPKPFKPKPGGEGPPRELPIGFLHQGQRNRIVDVPACPIATEAINEAMPTERKRIRERSAKLRKGGTLLLRHTLEGVTTDNKESVSEKIGSTVFQFLAGDFFQNNPFILPELIDFVMERARIDGVRYLVDAYCGVGVFALCGARHFERVAGVEVNASAVKWANANAAINGISNAEFLIGEAESIFSTINFPGDETAMIIDPPRAGCDEAFIRQLLELGPRRVVYVSCDPATQARDLKMLLAGGYGLEEVQPFDLFPQTRHIENVAVLTRTGLHPGH, from the coding sequence ATGAGCACGCCGCAGACACCGAAGCATTTTAACCCCGAGCCCTTCGCCTACCATCAGGAGCTGGAGCTGCGTGTGGATACGCTGACCAACCTCGGCTCCGGGCTGGGGCGTGTGGACGGCTGGGTGGTCATGGTGCCCTTTGCGCTGCCGGGCGAGCTCGTCCGTGCGCGTGTGTACCGTAACCATAAACAGCACTCGGAGGCGGATCTCATTGAGGTGGTGGAGCCCTCGCCCGAGCGCGTGCAGCCGCGCTGCCAGCTTTTCGGCCGCTGCGGCGGCTGCCAGTACCAGCACATGAGCTACCCCGCGCAGCGCGAGTGGAAGCGCCAACAAGTCGGCGAACTGCTGGTCAAACTGGCGGGCATCACCCACCCGGTGAACCCCACCCACGGCTCGCCGCGCGAGTACCACTACCGCTCGAAGCTCACCCCGCACTACCCGAAGCCTTTTAAGCCCAAGCCCGGTGGCGAGGGGCCGCCGCGTGAGCTGCCCATCGGTTTCCTGCATCAGGGGCAGCGCAACCGCATCGTCGATGTGCCCGCCTGTCCGATCGCCACCGAGGCGATTAATGAAGCCATGCCGACTGAGCGTAAGCGCATCCGCGAGCGCTCGGCCAAGCTACGCAAGGGCGGTACGCTCCTGCTGCGGCATACGCTGGAGGGGGTGACGACGGACAACAAAGAGTCGGTGTCCGAGAAAATCGGCTCCACCGTGTTCCAGTTTCTGGCCGGTGATTTCTTCCAGAACAACCCGTTCATCCTGCCCGAGCTGATCGACTTTGTGATGGAGCGCGCCCGTATCGACGGCGTGCGCTATCTGGTGGATGCCTACTGTGGCGTCGGTGTTTTCGCGCTCTGCGGCGCCCGACACTTTGAGCGGGTGGCCGGGGTGGAGGTCAATGCCAGCGCGGTGAAGTGGGCTAACGCCAACGCCGCCATCAACGGCATTTCCAACGCCGAGTTCCTCATCGGCGAGGCCGAGTCGATCTTCTCCACGATCAATTTCCCCGGCGATGAAACGGCCATGATCATCGACCCGCCGCGTGCCGGTTGTGATGAGGCCTTTATCCGCCAGCTGCTGGAGCTGGGGCCCCGCCGCGTGGTGTATGTCTCCTGCGATCCGGCCACGCAGGCCCGCGACTTAAAGATGCTCCTGGCCGGTGGCTATGGGCTGGAAGAGGTGCAGCCCTTTGACCTGTTCCCGCAGACCCGCCACATCGAGAACGTCGCCGTCCTCACCAGGACCGGATTGCACCCGGGGCATTGA
- a CDS encoding RNA methyltransferase has translation MAHPVDADAFAAKLPFSITMPVTEITSRQNPRLKQSIRLRERKGRLATGQFLVEGRLELARALEAGLTCVECWQCPEYAGYERELAGQLTEAATETFRVPKSVFEKLAGREGPDGLIAVFEAPERSPDILALSEAPLIVLLEGVEKPGNLGAIIRSAEIAGADAVIVSGGADLYNPHAIRNSRGLVFTFPVIAMEPQAALAWMRARGIKLYATTPAATLPHWSADLAAPSALLMGSEAEGLSDLWLKEADASIQIPLQGHGDSLNVSVSAAVVLFEAVRQRQVRDRTGH, from the coding sequence ATGGCGCATCCGGTTGACGCGGACGCGTTCGCCGCTAAGCTGCCGTTTTCGATCACCATGCCCGTCACTGAAATCACTTCGCGCCAGAACCCCCGCCTGAAGCAGAGCATACGCCTGCGCGAGCGTAAGGGCCGCCTCGCCACCGGGCAGTTCCTCGTCGAAGGGCGGCTGGAGCTGGCCCGCGCCCTGGAGGCAGGGCTCACCTGCGTAGAGTGCTGGCAGTGCCCCGAGTACGCCGGGTACGAGCGCGAGCTGGCGGGGCAGCTGACAGAGGCCGCCACGGAAACCTTTCGCGTGCCCAAGTCGGTCTTTGAGAAACTTGCTGGGCGCGAAGGCCCGGACGGATTGATCGCGGTATTCGAAGCGCCCGAGCGCAGCCCAGACATACTCGCTCTCAGCGAGGCCCCGCTCATCGTCTTGCTGGAGGGCGTGGAAAAGCCCGGCAACCTTGGCGCCATCATCCGCAGTGCGGAAATCGCCGGAGCCGACGCCGTCATCGTCAGCGGAGGCGCAGACCTCTACAACCCGCACGCCATCCGCAACTCGCGCGGTCTGGTCTTTACCTTTCCCGTCATCGCGATGGAGCCACAGGCCGCGCTGGCATGGATGCGCGCCCGTGGGATCAAGCTCTACGCCACCACCCCGGCGGCCACCCTCCCCCACTGGAGCGCCGACCTGGCCGCGCCCTCCGCCCTGCTCATGGGCAGCGAGGCCGAGGGGCTGAGCGATCTCTGGCTCAAAGAGGCGGACGCCAGTATCCAAATCCCGCTACAGGGCCACGGCGACTCGCTCAACGTCTCCGTCAGCGCCGCAGTCGTGCTCTTCGAGGCCGTCCGCCAACGCCAAGTGCGTGACCGCACGGGACATTGA
- a CDS encoding NAD-dependent epimerase/dehydratase family protein, whose translation MKVLVTGGGGFLGRHVVGRLLARGYTVRSLGRSAQPELVAQGVEVIQGDIADAEAVDRAVAGTDAVFHVAAKAGVWGAREDYFNANVLGTRHVLAACARHGVKRLVYTSTPSVVFTGEAFAGADESLPYGKNWLCPYPETKAQAEQEVLAANGRDGLLTCALRPHLIWGVGDPHIVPRLVDRARRGRLRIVGDGKNRVDITHVANAALAHVLALDALDKGTAAGCAYFLSQGEPVVLWDWINNLLKRLGEPPVKRSISAKTAYRVGSSLEWIYDKFCLPGEPAMTRFVAVELSKDHWYDITAARRDLGYAPEVSTEAGVDELVADWKRNRS comes from the coding sequence ATGAAGGTACTGGTAACCGGCGGGGGAGGTTTTCTGGGCCGCCATGTGGTCGGTCGGCTGCTGGCGCGCGGTTATACCGTGCGCAGTCTTGGCCGTTCGGCCCAGCCGGAGTTGGTCGCTCAGGGCGTCGAGGTTATTCAGGGCGACATCGCCGATGCCGAGGCGGTGGACCGCGCCGTGGCCGGGACCGATGCGGTCTTTCACGTCGCCGCCAAGGCCGGAGTCTGGGGGGCGCGTGAGGACTACTTTAACGCCAATGTCCTGGGCACTCGCCATGTGCTGGCCGCCTGTGCCCGCCACGGCGTCAAGCGCCTCGTCTACACCAGTACGCCCAGCGTGGTCTTTACCGGCGAGGCTTTTGCCGGGGCGGACGAATCGCTGCCCTACGGGAAAAACTGGCTCTGCCCCTACCCGGAAACAAAGGCTCAGGCTGAGCAGGAAGTGCTCGCAGCCAATGGCCGTGACGGCCTCCTTACCTGCGCCTTGCGGCCGCACTTGATCTGGGGCGTGGGCGACCCGCACATCGTGCCGCGCCTGGTCGATCGTGCCCGCCGGGGGCGTCTGCGTATCGTCGGCGACGGTAAGAACCGCGTGGACATCACCCACGTTGCGAATGCAGCTCTCGCCCACGTGCTCGCACTCGATGCGCTGGACAAGGGCACGGCCGCGGGCTGCGCGTACTTTCTCTCACAGGGTGAGCCGGTCGTGCTCTGGGACTGGATCAACAACCTGCTCAAGCGTCTGGGCGAGCCACCGGTCAAACGCTCGATCTCCGCCAAAACTGCCTACCGTGTGGGCAGCTCGCTGGAGTGGATTTACGATAAGTTTTGCCTGCCCGGTGAGCCTGCTATGACGCGCTTCGTGGCCGTCGAGCTTTCCAAGGACCACTGGTACGACATCACCGCCGCCCGTCGCGACCTCGGCTACGCACCCGAAGTTTCCACCGAGGCAGGCGTGGATGAATTGGTGGCGGACTGGAAACGTAACCGGAGTTAA